One stretch of Nicotiana tabacum cultivar K326 chromosome 18, ASM71507v2, whole genome shotgun sequence DNA includes these proteins:
- the LOC107808483 gene encoding protein tesmin/TSO1-like CXC 5 isoform X2, with protein MEKIEGGDFPPKKAQSEPAATAASAHVVTDYPAKKLARQLDFAGFGGAAAADLPEQAKQVQQQVMKSGQLPVSMKPTQMTRPQLQTQALPQSQQQHILLMPMQQTPVQPTHPSIRPVKPESPKARSRQSANEAKDGTPKKPKQCNCKHSRCLKLYCECFASGIYCDGCNCANCHNNVENEPARREAVEATLERNPHAFRPKIASSPHGVRENREEAGDGLVLPKHNKGCHCKKSGCLKKYCECFQANILCSENCKCMDCKNFEGSQERQALFHGDHANNMAYLQQAANAAITGAIGSSGYGSPPVNKKRKAHELFFGSMIKDPVYRLGQLQQESQIKASVSPSSLSSIPGPRFGNAAALGPSKFTYRSLLADLIHPHDIKELCSVLVDYAWEAGKMLADEKDASLKQAKCHSEASYPSSGVEKVIPDDCSSAFQAENMDESSLDSANVPKERPMSPGTLALMCDEQNTIFTVAAAPPNDPTSLSNNTSSQLPHGQAMKEVYPELEKIVLTRTRDCLKKLITLGELKGWGIESEVAEHKKLSYSILHNTRSIWNLVKKMM; from the exons ATGGAGAAAATTGAGGGAGGGGATTTCCCTCCAAAGAAAGCTCAATCAGAGCCGGCAGCTACGGCGGCTAGTGCTCACGTGGTAACGGATTATCCGGCGAAGAAGCTAGCGAGGCAGCTGGATTTCGCGGGATTCGGGGGAGCTGCGGCGGCGGATTTGCCGGAACAAGCTAAGCAGGTTCAGCAGCAGGTAATGAAGTCTGGTCAGTTACCAGTGTCGATGAAGCCAACACAGATGACAAGGCCACAATTACAGACGCAGGCACTGCCGCAATCGCAGCAACAACATATACTGTTGATGCCGATGCAACAAACTCCGGTGCAGCCTACTCATCCTTCCATACGACCTGT GAAACCCGAATCACCAAAAGCCAGGTCAAGGCAAAGTGCCAATGAAGCAAAAGATGGTACACCTAAAAAGCCAAAGCAGTGTAACTGCAAACACTCTCGATGTTTGAAGTT GTATTGTGAATGCTTTGCTTCTGGCATATACTGTGATGGATGCAACTGTGCCAATTGTCATAATAATGTCGAAAATGAGCCTGCTAGGCGAGAGGCAGTTGAAGCTACTTTAGAGCGTAATCCGCATGCATTCAGGCCTAAAATTGCCAGCAGTCCACATGGAGTTCGAGAAAATAGG GAGGAAGCTGGGGATGGCTTAGTACTGCCAAAGCATAATAAAGGCTGCCACTGCAAGAAATCAGGTTGCCTTAAGAAGTACTGTGAGTGCTTCCAAGCCAACATTCTTTGTTCTGAAAATTGTAAATGCATGGACTGCAAAAATTTTGAAGGAAGCCAAGAAAGGCAGGCTCTTTTCCATGGAGATCATGCCAACAACATGGCATATCTCCAGCAAGCAGCAAATGCTGCTATAACTGGTGCCATTGGATCCTCTGGTTATGGATCGCCTCCAGtgaacaagaaaagaaaggctcACGAGCTGTTCTTTGGGTCAATGATTAAAGACCCTGTTTATAGGCTCGGTCAACTTCAACAG GAAAGCCAAATCAAAGCTTCAGTTTCACCATCTTCGCTGTCTTCTATTCCTGGTCCTCGCTTTGGTAATGCTGCAGCATTAGGTCCTTCAAAGTTTACCTACCG GTCCCTGTTAGCAGACCTAATCCACCCACATGATATCAAGGAGCTTTGCTCTGTTTTAGTTGACTATGCATGGGAAGCGGGCAAGATGCTTGCAG ATGAAAAAGATGCTTCACTAAAACAGGCGAAGTGCCACAGTGAAGCTTCTTACCCTTCATCAGGTGTTGAGAAGGTTATACCTGATGATTGTTCAAGTGCATTCCAGGCCGAGAATATGGATGAGTCTAGTTTGGATAGTGCTAATGTACCAAAAGAAAGGCCAATGTCTCCGGGAACATTAGCACTCATGTGCGATGAACAGAATACGATTTTTACTGTGGCTGCTGCTCCCCCTAATGACCCAACAAGCCTTAGCAATAATACATCTTCCCAACTTCCTCATGGGCAGGCCATGAAAGAAGTCTACCCAGAACTGGAGAAGATCGTGTTGACGCGAACTCGTGATTGCCTTAAAAAGCTGATCACTTTAGGAGAATTAAAAG